A single window of Zea mays cultivar B73 chromosome 10, Zm-B73-REFERENCE-NAM-5.0, whole genome shotgun sequence DNA harbors:
- the LOC100193520 gene encoding phosphopantothenate--cysteine ligase, producing the protein MAMDPSVAARQSEEAAEAFFRAAPPLRDRDRLAASLADFLARHSAGGGGVVCVTSGGTTVPLEQRCVRYIDNFSSGQRGAASTEYFLKAGYAVIFIHRRGSKQPYCRFLPEDSFLDLFELGEDSEIQVPQSHSSVVKAAISNYRKAIDECLLLKLPFTTIFEYLQLLQMVATSMNCLGHRGMFYLAAAVSDFYVPWESMAKHKIESAGGPLNMQLNQVPKMLFILRKNWAPAAFCVSFKLETDPNILLQKAEMALKKYGMNVVVANELANYKDVVVMVTSNGGRTTVSRTSKAEDLEVQLTDLLVKMHSEHIAQPNS; encoded by the exons ATGGCCATGGATCCAAGCGTCGCGGCGCGCCAGAGCGAGGAGGCGGCGGAGGCCTTCTTCCGCGCGGCGCCGCCGCTCCGTGACCGCGACCGTCTCGCCGCCAGCCTCGCCGATTTCCTCGCCCGCCACTCCGCCG GGGGTGGTGGAGTGGTGTGCGTCACCTCCGGCGGCACTACGGTGCCCCTGGAGCAGCGTTGCGTGCGCTACATCGACAATTTTAGCTCCGGCCAGCGCGGTGCCGCCTCCACCGA GTATTTTCTTAAGGCCGGCTACGCTGTCATCTTCATCCATCGCCG TGGGAGCAAGCAGCCTTACTGTAGGTTTCTTCCAGAGGATTCCTTTCTCGATCTTTTTGAGCTCGGGGAAGACTCAGAGATCCAAG TTCCACAGTCTCATTCATCGGTGGTCAAGGCAGCAATTAGCAATTACCGGAAG GCAATCGATGAATGCCTTCTTCTCAAACTGCCTTTCACAACAATTTTTGAGTACCTTCAG TTACTACAAATGGTGGCTACTTctatgaattgcttggggcaccGTGGAATGTTTTATCTTGCTGCTGCAGTTTCCGACTTCTATGTTCCATGGGAAAGTATG GCTAAACATAAAATTGAGTCAGCAGGCGGCCCTTTGAACATGCAACTCAACCAAGTCCCTAAGATGCTTTTCATCCTCCGGAAAAACTGGGCTCCTGCTGCATTTTGTGTATCCTTCAAG CTCGAAACAGATCCTAACATTCTCCTACAGAAGGCAGAGATGGCTTTGAAGAAGTACGGTATGAACGTCGTGGTGGCAAATGAACTCGCAAACTACAAAGATGTAGTGGTGATGGTCACAAGCAACGGGGGGAGGACGACCGTGAGCAGGACGAGCAAGGCGGAAGACCTTGAAGTGCAGCTAACCGACCTCCTGGTGAAGATGCACTCGGAGCACATTGCACAGCCCAATTCGTAG